Proteins from one Nitrobacteraceae bacterium AZCC 2146 genomic window:
- a CDS encoding acyl dehydratase (product_source=COG2030; cath_funfam=3.10.129.10; cog=COG2030; pfam=PF01575; superfamily=54637) produces MIEWFDDLVLGMRFRSGEVQVTESDIKRFAAEFDPQPFHLDEVAAAKTPLKGLAASGWHTAALSMRLAVEVRPFGPHPLMGIGVEDLHFLVPVRPGDVLHIEGEVIGLTPSRTKPQGVVRIKWTAYNQNGEAVYTFTPIGIVPRRPS; encoded by the coding sequence ATGATTGAGTGGTTTGACGACCTTGTCTTGGGAATGCGCTTTAGAAGCGGAGAGGTTCAAGTAACCGAGAGTGACATTAAGCGGTTCGCGGCGGAGTTCGATCCACAGCCTTTCCATTTGGATGAAGTCGCCGCTGCGAAGACCCCGTTAAAAGGACTCGCGGCGTCGGGATGGCACACTGCCGCCTTATCGATGCGCCTCGCTGTTGAGGTGCGGCCATTCGGGCCGCATCCGCTTATGGGGATTGGTGTAGAAGATTTGCATTTTTTGGTGCCGGTACGACCTGGCGATGTACTCCATATCGAGGGTGAAGTGATTGGTCTGACGCCATCGCGGACCAAACCGCAAGGCGTGGTGCGGATTAAGTGGACCGCCTACAATCAAAACGGCGAAGCCGTATATACCTTCACTCCCATCGGCATCGTTCCACGCCGACCGAGTTAA
- a CDS encoding methyl-accepting chemotaxis protein (product_source=COG0840; cath_funfam=1.10.287.950; cog=COG0840; pfam=PF00015; smart=SM00283,SM00304; superfamily=58104; transmembrane_helix_parts=Inside_1_1,TMhelix_2_21,Outside_22_371), whose amino-acid sequence MIVGILAAAIILAIATGAYFVRDIGRGIGSIIAPMRALGEGDLAAIVPQQGEKTEIGQMANALQIFKDSLIAKKAADEAAAAEADAKIARAQRVDAITRRFESVIAELVGSLSSSSTELEAAANTLTKTAEVTQELSNVVASASEEASANVQSVASASEKMSTSVSEISRQVQEAAGIAGAAVEQAQKTNDRVNALSQAATRIGDVVELINTIAGQTNLLALNATIEAARAGEAGRGFAVVASEVKALAEQTAKATGEISHQIAGIQAATQDSVIAITEISGTIGRISEISSTIASAVEEQGAATREISRNVQQAAQGTMQVASNITDVQRGASETGSASSQVLTSAQMLSNDSARLKTEVGEFLNTVRVA is encoded by the coding sequence GTGATCGTCGGTATTCTTGCCGCGGCCATTATTCTTGCTATCGCCACCGGCGCTTATTTTGTGCGCGATATCGGTCGCGGCATTGGTTCGATTATTGCGCCGATGCGCGCGCTCGGCGAGGGCGACCTCGCCGCGATCGTGCCGCAGCAGGGCGAGAAGACCGAGATCGGCCAAATGGCCAATGCTCTGCAGATATTCAAGGATTCTTTGATCGCGAAAAAAGCCGCCGACGAAGCTGCGGCCGCGGAAGCGGATGCCAAGATCGCACGCGCGCAGCGCGTCGACGCCATCACCCGCCGGTTCGAGTCCGTGATCGCCGAACTGGTCGGCTCGCTGTCATCGTCCTCGACCGAACTAGAGGCTGCAGCCAATACGCTCACCAAGACCGCCGAGGTTACTCAAGAGCTTTCGAACGTGGTCGCCTCTGCTTCGGAGGAGGCCTCGGCTAATGTTCAGTCGGTCGCGTCCGCCAGCGAAAAGATGAGCACCTCGGTCAGCGAGATCAGCCGTCAGGTGCAGGAAGCTGCTGGGATTGCCGGTGCGGCGGTGGAGCAGGCACAGAAGACCAATGATCGCGTCAATGCGTTGTCACAGGCCGCGACCCGCATCGGCGACGTTGTGGAGTTGATCAACACCATTGCCGGACAGACCAATTTGCTGGCCCTCAACGCTACCATCGAAGCGGCACGGGCTGGGGAAGCGGGCCGTGGCTTTGCGGTGGTCGCATCAGAAGTGAAGGCGCTCGCTGAACAGACCGCCAAAGCGACCGGCGAGATCAGTCACCAGATCGCGGGCATTCAGGCGGCGACCCAGGACTCGGTGATCGCGATCACGGAAATCAGCGGGACGATCGGACGCATATCGGAAATCTCATCGACCATTGCATCCGCGGTCGAAGAGCAGGGGGCGGCCACGCGGGAAATTTCTCGCAACGTCCAGCAGGCGGCGCAGGGGACCATGCAGGTGGCTTCGAATATCACCGATGTGCAACGCGGCGCGAGCGAAACCGGCTCCGCTTCAAGTCAGGTCCTGACTTCAGCACAAATGCTGTCCAACGATAGCGCAAGACTCAAGACGGAGGTCGGAGAGTTTCTGAACACGGTCCGCGTGGCATGA
- a CDS encoding hypothetical protein (product_source=Hypo-rule applied; superfamily=63491), with translation MDEIVVVASTCETLSQTIDVLQRSLTRFDGIVDMIGDQEIRQKLQHQTKLIEALLLRELARLSSIKRTIQATLHCADLTNRSLGSI, from the coding sequence TTGGATGAAATCGTCGTGGTGGCAAGCACGTGCGAAACATTGAGTCAAACCATCGATGTACTCCAGAGAAGTCTCACGAGATTCGATGGCATCGTTGATATGATCGGTGATCAGGAAATACGCCAGAAGCTTCAGCATCAAACGAAATTAATCGAGGCATTACTGTTGCGGGAATTGGCAAGGCTATCCAGCATAAAGCGTACGATACAGGCCACGCTTCATTGTGCAGACCTCACAAATCGATCACTTGGTTCGATCTGA
- a CDS encoding EmrB/QacA subfamily drug resistance transporter (product_source=TIGR00711; cath_funfam=1.20.1250.20; cog=COG0477; pfam=PF07690; superfamily=103473; tigrfam=TIGR00711; transmembrane_helix_parts=Inside_1_46,TMhelix_47_69,Outside_70_83,TMhelix_84_106,Inside_107_112,TMhelix_113_135,Outside_136_171,TMhelix_172_194,Inside_195_200,TMhelix_201_218,Outside_219_232,TMhelix_233_252,Inside_253_256,TMhelix_257_279,Outside_280_301,TMhelix_302_324,Inside_325_330,TMhelix_331_353,Outside_354_362,TMhelix_363_385,Inside_386_391,TMhelix_392_414,Outside_415_433,TMhelix_434_456,Inside_457_469): MIESAAEQNKATDTQHVSSSPSQVALDATPTARGSGDLSSATTPNQVLAIVSVGMILANLDLFVVNVALPNIALDFANPSLESLSWILNGYTIAYAALLVFFGRLSERYPRNVSFLVGIGAFTAASAACAAATDTEMLVVFRVVQAAAAALMTPTSLGLLLSAFPPEGRSGAVRTWTAAGGVAAALGPLIGGVLVTVNWRWIFLVNLPIGLIALVVGWRKLPRVPGHNSSHPHFGAALVVTAGVASLVFAIVKINDWGWHSPGIIAACAATVIFLGWFVAHCLRSSDPFIDPDLFRIRPFTGATLAIAPFSVAFGALLLSIVLWDQMIWGWSALKIGLAMAPGPLLVPVISLLFSRRLIARFGAAAVAAAGIISFALGQVWWSVVPGLEASFLAATFGMLPIGLGVGLALPTLMGVSTSSLPPSSFATGSGAINMIRQTGIAIGVALLVAIVGVPHEVAEWVQAFRVAW; encoded by the coding sequence ATGATAGAGTCCGCGGCCGAGCAGAACAAGGCGACTGATACTCAACACGTTAGCAGCTCCCCCTCGCAGGTTGCACTCGATGCCACTCCGACCGCGCGAGGATCTGGTGATCTCTCTTCAGCAACCACTCCGAATCAGGTGCTGGCCATCGTCTCCGTCGGAATGATTCTGGCTAATCTCGATCTCTTCGTTGTGAATGTCGCCCTACCCAACATTGCTCTGGACTTCGCCAATCCCAGCCTTGAGAGTCTTTCTTGGATACTTAACGGGTACACGATAGCGTATGCGGCCCTTTTAGTATTTTTTGGACGCTTGTCAGAGCGCTATCCACGCAATGTAAGCTTCCTCGTCGGGATCGGGGCCTTTACCGCAGCATCAGCCGCGTGCGCCGCTGCCACCGATACTGAGATGCTCGTGGTTTTTCGCGTCGTGCAGGCGGCCGCCGCCGCGCTCATGACGCCGACATCGCTTGGGCTACTGCTATCCGCTTTCCCCCCTGAGGGCCGGAGCGGCGCCGTACGGACGTGGACGGCTGCCGGCGGCGTCGCGGCGGCGCTCGGGCCGCTCATCGGCGGGGTTCTGGTCACGGTGAACTGGCGCTGGATCTTCCTCGTCAATCTCCCGATCGGGCTGATCGCCCTGGTCGTCGGTTGGCGAAAACTCCCGAGAGTTCCTGGCCACAACAGTTCACACCCCCATTTTGGAGCAGCGCTAGTGGTAACCGCCGGTGTGGCGTCCTTGGTTTTTGCGATCGTCAAGATAAACGACTGGGGTTGGCATTCCCCGGGCATCATTGCTGCCTGCGCCGCGACGGTCATTTTCCTCGGGTGGTTCGTTGCGCACTGCCTTCGGTCGTCCGACCCTTTTATCGACCCGGACCTGTTCCGCATCCGTCCGTTCACGGGAGCCACGCTGGCTATCGCTCCGTTTTCGGTGGCCTTTGGCGCGCTTTTGCTGTCGATCGTGTTGTGGGATCAGATGATCTGGGGTTGGTCGGCTCTGAAGATCGGTCTCGCGATGGCGCCGGGCCCGCTGCTGGTGCCCGTCATCTCGCTTCTATTCTCACGCCGGCTCATAGCCCGATTCGGCGCCGCCGCGGTTGCCGCCGCGGGCATCATTTCATTCGCTCTCGGACAGGTCTGGTGGTCCGTTGTGCCCGGTCTTGAGGCGAGCTTTCTCGCCGCGACTTTTGGCATGCTTCCGATCGGCCTCGGTGTCGGATTAGCGCTGCCGACCTTGATGGGGGTTAGTACGTCATCGCTGCCTCCCTCATCGTTCGCGACAGGTTCCGGAGCAATCAACATGATCCGCCAGACTGGAATCGCAATCGGAGTCGCTCTGCTGGTCGCCATCGTCGGCGTGCCTCATGAGGTCGCGGAGTGGGTACAGGCCTTCCGAGTGGCCTGGTAG
- a CDS encoding Rrf2 family protein (product_source=TIGR00738; cath_funfam=1.10.10.10; cog=COG1959; pfam=PF02082; smart=SM00419; superfamily=46785; tigrfam=TIGR00738), whose product MASAVHIMSFVAYAGDEGTTSEAIAKSLQTNPVVVRKILKLLEREGLVALRQGCHGGVSLRRPASRITLGQIYKAVESETGVFAMRSQVHKGCAVAGAMKRRLGPIFNAANDAVEQALSKTSLAELVHGVG is encoded by the coding sequence ATGGCGAGTGCCGTCCATATCATGAGTTTCGTCGCTTACGCCGGCGACGAGGGAACGACTTCGGAGGCAATCGCGAAAAGCCTCCAGACCAACCCGGTCGTGGTGCGGAAGATCCTCAAGCTCCTCGAGAGGGAGGGATTGGTCGCTCTTCGTCAAGGCTGCCACGGCGGCGTGAGTCTCCGGCGTCCGGCATCTCGCATAACGCTAGGTCAGATCTATAAGGCGGTTGAAAGCGAGACCGGCGTTTTTGCCATGCGCAGCCAAGTGCATAAAGGATGTGCGGTGGCCGGCGCGATGAAACGAAGGCTTGGTCCAATCTTCAACGCTGCGAACGACGCTGTTGAGCAGGCTCTCAGCAAAACGAGTCTCGCGGAGCTGGTACACGGCGTCGGCTAA
- a CDS encoding NAD(P)-dependent dehydrogenase (short-subunit alcohol dehydrogenase family) (product_source=COG1028; cath_funfam=3.40.50.720; cog=COG1028; pfam=PF13561; superfamily=51735), which produces MTTMSRLTDKNILITGGNSGIGLAAAQEFDREGARVAICGLNERTLQAAKGTLGVGSLAVRADVSKLADLDTMFATIKREFGHLDGLFVNAGYSEFLPFEEVTEQSFDMVIGSNFKGAYFTIQKALPLLRPGSSVVINASVGARKGWPTTSTVSTCKAAVIHLARILSAELVGRGIRVNTLSPGPTDTAMFGRFAGEEQGDAVKGVLATNNPSKRMADPSEIAKLAVYLASDDSAYVVGADFLIDGGVSAISPVGA; this is translated from the coding sequence GTGACGACAATGAGTAGGCTAACGGACAAGAATATCCTTATCACCGGCGGTAACAGCGGGATCGGGCTGGCCGCCGCGCAGGAATTCGACCGAGAGGGCGCGCGCGTCGCCATCTGCGGCTTGAATGAGAGGACGCTGCAGGCGGCTAAGGGGACTCTGGGAGTCGGAAGTCTCGCCGTTCGCGCGGACGTCAGCAAACTCGCCGACCTCGATACGATGTTCGCCACGATCAAGCGGGAGTTCGGGCACCTGGACGGCCTGTTCGTAAATGCAGGTTACAGCGAGTTCCTGCCGTTCGAAGAGGTGACAGAGCAAAGCTTCGACATGGTGATAGGCTCCAATTTTAAAGGGGCTTACTTCACCATTCAAAAGGCCTTGCCGCTGCTCAGGCCGGGCTCGTCTGTCGTCATCAATGCGTCCGTTGGCGCGCGCAAGGGGTGGCCGACGACCTCGACCGTCTCGACCTGCAAGGCCGCGGTCATCCATCTCGCGCGAATCCTCAGCGCCGAACTCGTCGGCCGCGGGATTCGCGTGAATACCCTAAGCCCAGGCCCGACGGACACGGCGATGTTCGGTCGCTTCGCAGGCGAAGAGCAGGGCGACGCGGTCAAGGGCGTCCTTGCAACGAACAATCCCAGCAAGCGGATGGCCGATCCGTCGGAAATCGCGAAGCTGGCGGTTTATCTCGCGTCGGACGATTCCGCGTACGTCGTCGGAGCAGACTTCCTGATTGACGGCGGGGTCTCAGCCATTTCGCCCGTGGGCGCTTGA
- a CDS encoding hypothetical protein (product_source=Hypo-rule applied), which produces MNTYYSCPLIGSERETPTAACARAGAGLGLIKRNVGTRPMRVIAAITYQATRKACTHSATS; this is translated from the coding sequence ATGAATACCTATTACTCTTGCCCCCTGATTGGATCCGAACGAGAGACTCCGACCGCCGCCTGTGCTCGCGCGGGTGCGGGCCTGGGTCTGATCAAAAGGAACGTCGGAACGAGGCCAATGAGGGTGATCGCCGCCATAACCTACCAGGCCACTCGGAAGGCCTGTACCCACTCCGCGACCTCATGA
- a CDS encoding CHASE3 domain sensor protein (product_source=COG5278; cog=COG5278; pfam=PF12729; superfamily=47170; transmembrane_helix_parts=Inside_1_6,TMhelix_7_29,Outside_30_174): MLAKLSIRLKLIAVISFLLVALAGIGSFAVNRMQELNSHTVDLATNWLPSVQILGELQVLVQRYRNNVSLFVLMTDQQERRALEKLLDSIAQEMNQAFKTYDPLVTSPEERRLADEIARDWKEFLSLTQEAMDAVRKDNDVATARDLVVTKITSLSRKMAAAPKKGHRTEQQGG; this comes from the coding sequence ATGCTTGCCAAACTGTCCATTCGTCTAAAATTGATTGCCGTCATTTCCTTTCTGTTGGTCGCCCTAGCCGGCATCGGATCGTTCGCCGTGAACAGGATGCAAGAACTCAATAGTCACACCGTCGATCTTGCGACGAACTGGCTGCCAAGCGTACAGATCCTTGGAGAGCTTCAGGTGCTAGTTCAGCGATACCGAAATAACGTGTCGCTCTTCGTGCTGATGACCGACCAGCAGGAAAGAAGGGCGTTGGAAAAGCTTTTGGATAGCATCGCGCAGGAAATGAACCAGGCGTTCAAGACTTATGATCCGCTGGTGACCTCGCCGGAAGAACGTCGTCTGGCGGATGAGATCGCTAGGGACTGGAAGGAGTTTCTTTCTCTGACACAGGAAGCCATGGACGCTGTTCGCAAGGACAACGACGTCGCTACGGCGCGCGACTTGGTCGTAACCAAGATAACATCGCTCAGCCGGAAAATGGCCGCTGCTCCTAAAAAAGGACATCGAACTGAACAACAAGGGGGCTGA
- a CDS encoding hypothetical protein (product_source=Hypo-rule applied; superfamily=56349) — protein sequence MGSVAVAAGNCGPPWEFKRRITKGAYERVIPIHSHLIDQNFLDYVEKRRTVGLPLFYHPSRARGGTAANPQWQKVGERLGEWVRGSLRINGVVSNHAWRHRFKSVARHVHMHPDVESFTTGHGATDNEDERQKIGVKYGNKWVKTLSQAIEQYPCYKIAALSQPAAPHKRVRRTRALTQGATLSRFSRTRIIFSDDRNGSKARI from the coding sequence GTGGGCAGCGTTGCCGTCGCCGCCGGGAATTGCGGGCCGCCTTGGGAGTTCAAGCGGCGCATCACAAAGGGCGCGTACGAACGCGTGATCCCTATCCACTCGCATTTAATTGACCAGAACTTTCTGGACTACGTAGAGAAACGCCGAACGGTCGGCCTGCCATTGTTCTATCACCCTAGCCGAGCTCGCGGCGGAACCGCCGCGAATCCGCAGTGGCAGAAAGTTGGCGAGAGGCTGGGCGAGTGGGTACGCGGGTCCTTGCGCATCAATGGCGTGGTGTCGAATCATGCTTGGCGGCACAGATTCAAGTCCGTCGCCAGACACGTTCACATGCACCCCGACGTCGAATCGTTCACCACCGGCCATGGTGCCACCGATAACGAGGACGAACGCCAGAAGATCGGCGTCAAGTACGGTAACAAATGGGTTAAGACGCTATCGCAGGCGATCGAACAGTACCCGTGCTACAAGATCGCTGCGCTTAGCCAGCCGGCGGCACCGCATAAACGAGTACGTCGCACCCGCGCGCTTACACAAGGAGCAACTCTAAGTCGCTTTTCCCGAACGAGGATAATCTTTAGCGATGACCGAAATGGGTCAAAGGCGAGGATTTGA
- a CDS encoding hypothetical protein (product_source=Hypo-rule applied; cath_funfam=3.40.50.720; pfam=PF05368; superfamily=51735): MLSHTTSRIFVIGGTGAQGLPVIRGLVADKKYSVKVLTRDTTSWRAKSLLALGNVSFLEGSFADDATLREGFRGCDGAFVNIDGFNTGEKTETYWAIRSYEIAIEEGIKFFVYGNLDYGLKKSGYVSKFRTGHYDGKGRIGEWVLAQNQVNRDRMGAALFTSGPYMEMAITPRTPMTPTVEDGIVTWRVPLGDGAVPHVALEDCGYYVRWLFDNPDRANGMDLEVAIEHVKYADLAAAFEKITGHPAQYIDTDLETYWQQGPRKAISDLPAGYNADPNDKSTMSFRVNVTGFWNLWKHGIVKRNYALLDEIHPNRIRTSEEWLRRQDQLGRELGKGSLWDRVQPENLLKETPLLKVTEDGRKGKL; the protein is encoded by the coding sequence ATGCTATCCCATACGACTTCCAGGATTTTCGTTATCGGGGGCACGGGAGCCCAAGGCCTCCCCGTCATTCGAGGTCTGGTCGCGGATAAAAAATACTCCGTTAAAGTTCTCACACGTGACACGACATCTTGGCGAGCCAAATCCCTCCTCGCGCTTGGTAACGTGTCCTTTCTCGAAGGCTCATTCGCCGACGATGCTACGCTGCGCGAAGGATTTCGCGGATGTGACGGAGCATTTGTTAATATCGACGGGTTCAACACCGGCGAAAAAACCGAGACTTATTGGGCGATCCGCAGCTACGAGATCGCCATCGAAGAAGGAATCAAATTCTTCGTTTACGGGAATCTCGACTATGGCCTCAAGAAGTCAGGCTATGTTTCGAAATTCCGCACCGGCCACTATGACGGCAAGGGTCGTATTGGTGAATGGGTGTTAGCTCAGAATCAGGTGAACCGAGACAGGATGGGAGCCGCTCTTTTCACATCCGGTCCCTACATGGAGATGGCAATCACTCCGCGAACACCGATGACTCCCACCGTGGAAGACGGGATTGTTACCTGGAGGGTGCCATTGGGCGATGGCGCTGTACCGCACGTGGCATTGGAGGACTGCGGGTATTATGTTCGTTGGCTATTCGACAATCCGGACCGAGCTAATGGGATGGACCTTGAAGTCGCCATTGAGCATGTGAAGTACGCGGATCTCGCTGCGGCCTTTGAGAAGATCACTGGACATCCCGCACAATATATCGACACCGATCTGGAAACATATTGGCAACAAGGTCCGCGTAAGGCGATCTCGGATTTGCCTGCGGGATACAACGCCGATCCCAACGACAAAAGCACCATGAGTTTCCGCGTTAATGTCACGGGATTTTGGAACCTCTGGAAACATGGAATTGTCAAAAGAAATTATGCGCTGCTGGATGAAATTCATCCCAATAGAATTCGAACATCCGAAGAGTGGCTGAGAAGGCAGGATCAGCTCGGGAGAGAGCTTGGAAAGGGAAGTCTTTGGGACAGGGTTCAGCCTGAAAACCTGCTCAAAGAGACACCGCTCTTAAAGGTTACCGAGGATGGGAGGAAAGGAAAATTATAA
- a CDS encoding methionyl-tRNA synthetase (product_source=KO:K01874; cath_funfam=1.10.730.10,3.40.50.620; cog=COG0143; ko=KO:K01874; pfam=PF09334,PF19303; superfamily=47323,52374; tigrfam=TIGR00398), translating to MTDIKKTLITSALPYINGIKHLGNLAGSLLPADIHARYRRQIGDDVLFICATDEHGTPAELAAAEAGLPAADYCAQQHEIQADIYRRLGLSFDHFGRSSSPQNRALTQHFFKRLDDRGYIEERTLNQVYSLDDGRFLPDRYIVGTCPHCESDRARGDQCENCSRLLESTDLIRPRSAISGSTNLEVRPTKHLFLRQQALVDNLETWLASRTGWPHLVTSIARKWLDEGIQDRCITRDLAWGVPVPKEGFEGKVFYVWFDAPIEYIAATQEWANADPESRDWKKWWWRADDVEYLQFLGKDNVPFHTVSFPCTLLGSGEPWKTVDVIKGVSWLTYEGQKFSTSQHRGVFLDQALDLLPADYWRWWLAANAPEGSDAAFSFERFATGVNNDLADTFGNLVNRVLTFVVAKYDGVVPAAGKAGELEHSLVSELTQHLANLKSHQEERSLRKAADEVRAIWSVANAYLVSGVPWSHVVKEPDRAAVVVRTSVNLLALAATVAWPFIPATAERVLEALGSAAEPSWPSSAADALALIEGGRKVSVPPILFEKLSAEWVETNRVKFAGLKHKEASTLATTPKESH from the coding sequence ATGACTGACATCAAGAAGACGCTGATCACCAGCGCACTTCCCTACATCAACGGCATCAAGCACCTCGGCAACCTGGCCGGATCGCTCTTGCCGGCCGACATCCATGCCCGCTACCGACGTCAAATTGGCGACGACGTGCTGTTCATCTGCGCCACTGACGAACATGGCACGCCGGCGGAACTCGCGGCCGCCGAAGCCGGTCTTCCGGCCGCCGACTACTGCGCGCAACAGCACGAAATCCAGGCTGACATATACCGTCGGCTCGGTCTTTCATTCGACCATTTCGGACGCTCGTCGTCGCCGCAAAACCGGGCATTGACCCAGCACTTCTTCAAACGCCTCGACGACCGTGGCTATATCGAAGAGCGCACTCTGAATCAGGTCTATTCACTCGACGACGGGCGTTTCCTTCCAGACCGCTACATCGTCGGTACCTGTCCGCACTGCGAGTCCGACCGCGCCCGCGGCGACCAATGCGAGAACTGCTCGCGGCTGCTGGAGTCGACCGACTTGATCCGGCCACGGTCTGCGATTTCGGGCAGCACGAACCTGGAAGTGCGTCCGACCAAGCATCTTTTCCTGCGTCAGCAGGCATTGGTCGACAATCTGGAGACATGGCTCGCTTCGCGCACGGGTTGGCCGCATTTGGTGACGTCGATCGCGCGCAAGTGGCTCGATGAGGGCATCCAGGACCGCTGTATCACGCGCGACCTCGCTTGGGGCGTTCCGGTGCCGAAAGAAGGCTTTGAAGGCAAAGTCTTCTACGTCTGGTTTGACGCTCCGATCGAATACATCGCGGCGACGCAGGAATGGGCCAATGCTGATCCTGAGAGCCGCGACTGGAAGAAGTGGTGGTGGCGGGCGGACGACGTCGAATACCTACAGTTCCTTGGCAAGGACAACGTGCCATTTCATACGGTTTCGTTTCCATGCACGCTATTGGGATCGGGCGAGCCCTGGAAGACCGTCGACGTGATCAAGGGTGTTTCATGGCTCACTTATGAGGGACAGAAATTCTCCACCAGCCAGCACCGAGGCGTGTTTCTCGACCAGGCGCTCGATCTGTTGCCGGCGGATTATTGGCGCTGGTGGCTCGCGGCAAACGCACCCGAGGGTAGCGATGCGGCGTTTTCCTTCGAGCGGTTTGCCACCGGCGTGAACAACGATCTCGCCGATACGTTCGGCAATCTCGTCAACCGGGTGCTGACGTTCGTCGTCGCAAAATACGACGGCGTCGTGCCGGCAGCGGGCAAAGCGGGCGAACTTGAGCATTCTCTTGTCTCCGAACTGACGCAACACCTGGCAAATCTGAAATCGCACCAGGAAGAACGGTCGCTTCGCAAGGCAGCGGATGAGGTCCGCGCCATCTGGAGTGTCGCCAACGCCTATCTGGTGTCGGGTGTGCCATGGTCGCACGTCGTTAAGGAACCTGATCGCGCTGCCGTCGTCGTTCGCACCAGCGTGAACCTGTTGGCGTTGGCGGCAACGGTTGCATGGCCGTTCATACCGGCGACCGCTGAACGTGTGCTGGAGGCATTGGGCAGCGCTGCCGAGCCGTCATGGCCGTCGTCAGCAGCCGACGCATTGGCCCTGATCGAAGGAGGGCGAAAGGTCAGCGTACCGCCGATCTTGTTTGAGAAGCTCTCGGCGGAATGGGTCGAAACCAACCGGGTGAAGTTTGCCGGATTGAAACATAAGGAAGCGAGTACACTCGCGACCACGCCAAAGGAGTCGCACTAG
- a CDS encoding transposase (product_source=COG3547; cog=COG3547; pfam=PF01548; superfamily=53067) translates to MSQTPNTAMAVIGIDIGKNSFHVVGHDARGAIVLRQKWSRGQVEARLANIPPCLIGMEACVGAHHLSRKLASLGHDARLMPAKYVRPYSRGQKNDFNDAEAIAEAVQRPTMKFVATKTVEQLDLQALLVSLITLSTRQAFPSIKLSRSSWEPAQLSLLA, encoded by the coding sequence ATGTCTCAGACACCCAATACCGCGATGGCCGTGATCGGCATCGATATCGGCAAGAACTCGTTCCACGTCGTGGGCCACGATGCGCGCGGCGCCATCGTGCTGCGGCAAAAGTGGTCGCGTGGCCAAGTGGAAGCGCGGCTCGCCAATATACCGCCATGCCTGATCGGCATGGAAGCCTGCGTCGGCGCACATCACCTGAGCCGCAAACTCGCATCGCTTGGTCACGATGCCAGGTTGATGCCGGCCAAATATGTCCGCCCCTATAGCAGGGGACAGAAGAACGACTTCAATGATGCCGAAGCGATTGCCGAAGCCGTGCAGCGCCCGACGATGAAGTTCGTGGCAACCAAGACCGTGGAGCAACTGGATCTGCAGGCGCTGCTCGTCTCGCTCATTACTTTATCTACGCGACAGGCATTCCCGTCCATCAAACTGTCGCGTTCCTCGTGGGAGCCTGCGCAACTCTCGTTATTGGCGTGA